One Micromonospora sp. FIMYZ51 genomic window carries:
- a CDS encoding helix-turn-helix domain-containing protein: protein MSTTARPAPVVRLVPRTGTTVVEPVTYTVREVAKLLGISLGSTYALVRDGTIPATRLGGRWLIPRVRFHAWLDGIAEEPTATGTEHGRGR from the coding sequence ATGAGCACCACCGCCCGCCCGGCTCCCGTCGTTCGGCTCGTCCCTCGTACCGGGACAACCGTCGTCGAGCCGGTCACCTACACCGTGCGTGAGGTCGCCAAGCTGCTGGGGATCTCGCTCGGCAGCACGTACGCCCTCGTCCGTGACGGCACGATTCCGGCGACCCGTCTCGGTGGTCGCTGGCTGATCCCCCGTGTCCGGTTCCATGCCTGGCTTGACGGCATCGCAGAGGAACCCACCGCCACCGGCACCGAGCATGGTCGGGGGCGCTGA